Proteins from a single region of Crassaminicella profunda:
- a CDS encoding AAA family ATPase, giving the protein MNKRLYPFIAMVGMEEVKKALILNMINPKIGGVLLAGEKGTAKSTIVRALAQLMKDKNVVTLPLGTTEDGLLGTVNIEEAMNKGKRVFEPGILGKAHNNILYIDEVNLLSETLINMILDVAVSGVNKVEREGISYEHPCEFILIGTMNPEEGKLNPQLLDRFGFYVEVKGTKEKEERIEIVKRRLVYEKDANTFYHGFLKDEMDLRERIVKAQKNLKNIAIDDDILEKIAKLNMQGHVQGHRGDLVLTRGAIAHTAFHEKNKVTTEEIKAVANITLGHRLREGNEGSGETKNQKEENEIQPDSPNQDPLEQGSEQPSPEFYPSLLDNRNEGKTNDQEQLEKNFHIGEAFDASGLLHSLTDRKIRKCGSGKRSKSKTSSKIGRYIGYKIPKNKVEDLSFDGTIRAAAPYQKWREKNGLAFVIRKEDIREKIREQRIGNTILFLVDASGSMGIEKRMVEAKGAIFSLLKDAYEKRDQVGMMTFRGNDASVVLQPTRSVDLAYRCLKDIKLGGKTPLALGLMKSVAYIKGLRTKDAEIMPVIVLLSDGRGNVGINSKDTLKEILSIAGSVKDKAIKFMVIDTEGGFLRLGLAKKLSDALGADYFRLEDIRGGLAQCIRKSSNF; this is encoded by the coding sequence ATGAATAAAAGATTATATCCTTTTATAGCTATGGTAGGAATGGAAGAGGTAAAAAAAGCACTCATACTCAATATGATTAATCCTAAAATAGGTGGCGTCTTACTTGCTGGAGAAAAAGGTACTGCAAAATCAACGATTGTAAGAGCTTTAGCCCAATTAATGAAAGATAAAAATGTGGTAACCCTCCCATTAGGAACTACAGAAGATGGATTACTTGGAACGGTTAATATAGAAGAGGCGATGAATAAGGGAAAAAGAGTTTTTGAACCAGGTATATTAGGGAAAGCCCATAACAATATTTTATACATAGATGAAGTCAATTTATTGTCAGAAACCTTGATCAATATGATTTTGGATGTGGCAGTTAGTGGTGTAAATAAAGTGGAGAGGGAAGGAATTTCTTACGAGCATCCTTGCGAATTTATCTTAATAGGAACGATGAATCCAGAAGAAGGGAAATTAAATCCCCAATTATTAGATCGATTTGGCTTTTATGTGGAAGTGAAGGGGACAAAGGAAAAGGAAGAGAGAATAGAGATTGTAAAAAGAAGATTAGTTTATGAAAAGGATGCAAATACCTTTTATCATGGATTTTTAAAGGATGAAATGGATTTAAGAGAACGTATTGTAAAAGCTCAAAAAAACCTTAAGAATATAGCTATAGATGATGATATTTTAGAAAAAATTGCAAAACTCAATATGCAAGGACATGTACAAGGACATAGAGGAGATTTAGTATTGACTAGAGGAGCCATAGCTCATACAGCTTTTCATGAAAAAAATAAGGTTACTACTGAAGAAATAAAGGCTGTAGCAAATATTACTTTAGGGCATCGATTAAGAGAAGGAAATGAAGGAAGTGGAGAAACAAAAAATCAAAAAGAAGAAAATGAAATACAACCAGATTCCCCTAATCAAGATCCATTAGAACAAGGCTCGGAACAACCTTCACCAGAATTTTATCCATCCTTATTGGATAATAGGAACGAAGGAAAGACAAATGATCAAGAGCAATTAGAAAAGAATTTTCATATTGGAGAAGCTTTTGATGCTAGTGGATTGCTACATAGTCTTACAGATCGAAAAATAAGAAAATGTGGAAGTGGTAAGAGAAGTAAATCTAAAACCTCCTCAAAAATAGGAAGATATATAGGCTATAAAATCCCTAAAAACAAAGTAGAAGATCTATCCTTTGATGGAACAATTCGTGCAGCAGCACCTTATCAAAAATGGAGAGAGAAAAATGGGCTAGCTTTTGTTATTCGAAAAGAGGATATTAGGGAGAAAATAAGAGAACAACGTATAGGAAATACTATATTATTTTTAGTAGATGCTAGTGGATCTATGGGCATTGAAAAAAGAATGGTGGAAGCAAAAGGAGCTATTTTTTCCCTATTGAAGGATGCATATGAAAAAAGAGATCAAGTAGGGATGATGACCTTTAGAGGAAATGATGCTTCAGTAGTTTTACAGCCTACTAGAAGTGTAGACCTTGCTTATAGATGTCTAAAAGATATAAAATTAGGTGGGAAAACACCTTTAGCATTAGGGCTTATGAAAAGTGTAGCTTATATAAAAGGGTTGAGAACAAAGGACGCAGAAATCATGCCAGTCATTGTCTTGTTATCTGATGGTCGCGGGAATGTAGGCATAAATAGTAAAGATACACTAAAGGAAATTTTAAGTATAGCAGGGTCAGTAAAGGACAAAGCAATAAAGTTTATGGTCATAGATACAGAGGGAGGCTTTTTAAGGTTAGGACTGGCTAAAAAATTAAGTGATGCTCTTGGTGCAGATTATTTTCGTCTTGAAGATATAAGAGGAGGGTTAGCCCAGTGTATTAGAAAATCTTCTAATTTTTAA
- a CDS encoding cobaltochelatase subunit CobN — protein MNLCIITVSTTVLTTIPVVLEKINSQMNQPLDLNLHYAASNFSNDEYLRIKEDICTSDAIIVDLMGSPKKIVEIVYESLETYKGQVIPIGESARDFMKLGSFKANDKMMQSTKKPDMKKIRKMITMAEKIGKIIPGKIRDMRNLSYITKYFKNATFSQLESMLCLLLKYYGEVPSIQIPEEPIDVMDVGICDPFNRKFHKNYASYVKNYGYNPTKPNIGILFYGHTYPNDTSFAVHNIVEKLKSLANIIPIGFTKTSGNDPKEIKKLLTYDKKVNMIISFLPFRIGAGPMGGDAEGMVDLFKELNVPLFHPFFLSRRTIEDWEKSSQGIHSSEFMLSIMLPEMDGAIETYPVGALSSKGVAKNLHTQAYEMACIDARVEKLVNRIKSWLSLQSKKNSEKKIAIIGYNYPPGEDHLFHASYLDTFASISEILKTLKKEGYKLKELDEQSLQNTFLEKGLINSPKYFYEKENYIHYKSENYMDSVNNFSPVHDVIKEWGNAPGSIMATEKDFFIPGIINENIFIGLQPSKGIIEDENANYHDKNMTPHHQYLAFYQWLKNDFHADVILHIGTHGTLEFLPGKECGMSQTCYSDYLIGDIPHGYIYYCGNPSEGMIAKRRSHAVLIGYQPPAFTTANLYADYTKLESLIGEYHESLHLSPDRSKDLLDAIFKIGDTLHFEKDLDTIEKELYKMKSSLMPKGLHIFGKAYSNTALKSLFSSILQYDRGEIKSLKRIVAEKNHLNYDEIMDKNQIHSLKLLDEEVKTILDTIDLNAPIDNPLLSIYGKELQKTFDYGLSICNKIKQNHENKGLIKFLNGEYLPAKIGGDPIRNPDVLPSGYNLYQFDSRFIPSSVAMLRGQKIAQNTLNTYYELHGKYPKVTSVILWGLETCRTQGETLGQILYYLGVRMKNTINIWEPEFEIIPIEELNRPRIDVVVNICGFFRDMFENIIILLNEIFENIDQLGDENGYNYFHIHTKKLYNDLLNESYEKEMAAELAHSRIFGPSQSQYGTQITSLIKDKSWREESEIGKSFIESMRYIYSKNYRGIHFENLYEKNLSMIELISQVRSNHEYQIVDLDHYYEFFGGLSKSIETIRGKKSEMFISDTTTDHIETEKIEKSIERGIRTRLLNPKWIEEMLKHKYHGTTTIADRFENIQGLAATTNKIDQWIYHSLHDQYVMDEALKNQLKENNPYAYLEIIKQMLEYAQRGYWQASDDQVNELHKTFLELEGDIEDQ, from the coding sequence ATGAACCTTTGTATTATAACTGTTTCAACAACTGTACTGACAACAATTCCAGTTGTACTAGAGAAAATAAATTCACAAATGAATCAACCTCTTGATTTAAATCTTCATTATGCTGCTTCAAATTTTTCTAATGATGAATATTTAAGAATCAAAGAAGATATATGCACTTCTGATGCAATCATTGTAGATTTAATGGGTAGTCCAAAGAAAATTGTAGAGATTGTTTATGAGAGTTTAGAAACTTATAAGGGACAAGTCATTCCCATTGGAGAGTCTGCACGAGATTTTATGAAACTTGGAAGTTTTAAAGCTAATGATAAAATGATGCAATCTACAAAAAAACCTGATATGAAAAAAATAAGAAAAATGATCACAATGGCTGAAAAAATAGGCAAAATTATTCCAGGAAAAATAAGAGATATGCGTAATCTATCCTATATCACAAAATACTTTAAAAACGCAACTTTCTCGCAATTAGAAAGTATGCTTTGTTTACTTCTCAAATATTATGGGGAAGTTCCCTCTATTCAGATTCCTGAAGAGCCTATAGACGTAATGGATGTGGGGATTTGCGATCCCTTTAATAGAAAATTTCATAAAAACTATGCTTCTTATGTAAAAAACTACGGATATAATCCTACGAAACCAAATATAGGTATACTTTTTTATGGTCATACTTATCCGAATGATACTTCCTTTGCTGTTCATAACATCGTAGAAAAACTAAAATCTCTAGCTAACATCATTCCTATAGGCTTTACAAAAACCTCTGGAAACGACCCTAAGGAAATAAAGAAACTTTTAACCTATGATAAAAAGGTAAATATGATCATTAGCTTTCTTCCCTTTAGAATCGGTGCCGGTCCAATGGGCGGAGATGCTGAAGGAATGGTTGATTTATTTAAGGAATTAAACGTACCTCTTTTTCATCCTTTTTTCCTTTCTAGAAGAACAATAGAAGATTGGGAAAAGTCTTCTCAAGGTATTCATAGCTCTGAGTTTATGCTATCTATTATGCTTCCTGAAATGGATGGTGCTATTGAGACCTATCCTGTTGGTGCCCTTTCATCAAAGGGAGTAGCTAAAAATCTACATACTCAAGCTTACGAAATGGCATGTATTGATGCACGAGTAGAAAAGCTAGTAAACCGCATAAAAAGCTGGCTATCTCTTCAGTCTAAAAAGAATTCCGAAAAAAAAATAGCTATTATTGGCTACAATTATCCCCCTGGAGAAGATCATTTGTTTCATGCATCTTATTTAGATACTTTTGCATCTATTTCTGAAATCTTAAAAACATTAAAAAAAGAAGGGTATAAACTAAAGGAATTAGATGAACAATCCTTACAAAATACTTTTTTAGAGAAAGGGCTTATTAATTCTCCTAAGTATTTTTATGAAAAAGAAAACTACATCCATTATAAGAGTGAAAACTATATGGATTCTGTAAATAATTTTTCCCCTGTTCATGATGTAATCAAAGAATGGGGAAATGCTCCTGGGTCTATTATGGCTACTGAAAAAGATTTTTTTATACCTGGAATTATCAATGAAAATATTTTTATTGGTCTACAACCTTCAAAGGGAATTATAGAAGATGAAAATGCTAACTATCATGATAAAAATATGACGCCACATCACCAATACTTGGCTTTTTATCAGTGGCTAAAGAATGATTTTCATGCTGATGTAATCCTTCATATTGGTACTCATGGCACATTGGAATTTTTACCTGGAAAGGAATGCGGCATGAGTCAAACTTGTTACTCTGATTATTTGATTGGAGATATTCCCCATGGCTATATTTATTATTGTGGCAATCCATCAGAAGGAATGATTGCTAAAAGACGCTCCCATGCTGTTTTAATTGGTTATCAACCTCCTGCATTTACTACTGCAAATCTCTATGCAGATTATACAAAATTAGAAAGCTTGATCGGTGAATACCATGAATCTCTTCATTTATCTCCTGATAGGTCCAAAGATCTATTAGATGCAATTTTTAAAATAGGCGATACTTTACATTTTGAAAAAGATTTAGATACGATTGAAAAAGAATTGTATAAAATGAAGTCCTCCCTTATGCCAAAGGGACTTCACATCTTTGGTAAAGCTTATTCAAATACAGCATTAAAAAGCTTATTTTCCTCCATCCTTCAATATGATCGAGGAGAGATAAAATCTTTAAAAAGAATTGTTGCTGAGAAGAATCACTTAAATTACGATGAAATAATGGATAAAAATCAAATACATTCCTTAAAATTATTAGATGAAGAAGTAAAAACAATTCTTGATACTATTGATTTAAATGCTCCCATAGATAATCCCTTACTAAGCATCTATGGGAAGGAACTACAAAAAACTTTTGATTACGGATTATCTATTTGCAATAAAATTAAACAAAATCATGAAAATAAAGGACTCATCAAATTTTTAAATGGAGAATATCTACCTGCTAAAATAGGTGGAGATCCTATTAGGAATCCAGACGTATTGCCATCTGGTTATAATCTCTATCAATTTGATAGTCGATTTATCCCATCTTCTGTTGCTATGTTAAGGGGACAAAAAATTGCCCAAAACACCTTAAATACTTATTATGAGTTACATGGTAAATATCCTAAAGTAACCTCTGTCATATTATGGGGGTTAGAAACTTGCCGTACACAAGGAGAAACTTTAGGACAAATTTTATATTATCTAGGTGTTCGTATGAAAAATACCATAAATATTTGGGAACCTGAATTTGAAATCATCCCTATAGAAGAATTGAACCGACCAAGAATAGATGTTGTCGTTAATATTTGTGGCTTTTTTAGAGATATGTTTGAAAATATCATCATCCTCCTTAATGAAATATTTGAAAATATTGACCAATTAGGAGATGAAAATGGATATAACTACTTCCATATCCATACAAAAAAATTATATAATGATCTATTGAATGAGAGCTATGAAAAAGAAATGGCCGCAGAATTAGCACATTCACGAATTTTTGGTCCTAGCCAATCCCAATACGGAACTCAAATAACTTCCCTTATTAAAGATAAGTCTTGGAGGGAAGAATCAGAAATTGGTAAAAGTTTTATAGAAAGTATGAGATATATCTATAGTAAAAATTATCGTGGCATACACTTTGAAAATCTTTATGAGAAGAATTTATCCATGATTGAATTAATCTCACAAGTAAGAAGCAATCATGAATATCAAATTGTTGATTTAGATCATTATTATGAATTCTTTGGTGGTTTATCAAAATCTATTGAAACGATTCGTGGCAAAAAAAGTGAAATGTTCATCTCTGATACCACAACAGATCATATAGAAACTGAAAAGATTGAAAAATCCATAGAACGAGGTATTAGAACAAGGCTTCTTAATCCCAAATGGATTGAAGAAATGTTAAAACATAAATATCACGGAACTACCACTATTGCTGATAGATTCGAAAATATTCAAGGATTAGCTGCTACTACCAATAAAATTGACCAATGGATTTATCATTCCTTACATGATCAATATGTAATGGATGAAGCTTTGAAAAATCAACTAAAAGAAAATAATCCTTATGCTTATCTTGAAATTATCAAACAAATGCTAGAGTATGCACAAAGAGGTTATTGGCAAGCTAGTGATGATCAAGTCAATGAACTTCATAAAACCTTCTTAGAACTTGAAGGTGATATTGAAGATCAATAG
- a CDS encoding ATP-binding protein, whose protein sequence is MNKKTYPFTAIVGQEKMKKALILNLINPQIGGVLIRGEKGTAKSTAVRALVDLLPTKKVIKGCKFNCEVSGQNGFCKACKEQMTHKELETEDKKMKVVELPIGCTEDRTIGTLDIEQAIKTGEKKFETGILAQANGNVLYVDEVNLLNDHIVDVLLDVAAMGVNHVEREGVSYEHPSKFILIGTMNPEEGDLRPQLLDRFGLVVDVLGEHNVSDRVEVIKRRLLFEQNPEVLIEEYKEKQGLLSEKIEKAKELLDQVVIDDELLALTAEIVIELGVEGHRGDITIIKTAKTIAAFDGRQEVIREDLLDAAEMVLPHRMRTLPFEEGVLSKDALKKWIEEK, encoded by the coding sequence TTGAACAAAAAAACATATCCATTTACAGCTATCGTAGGGCAAGAAAAAATGAAAAAAGCCCTCATACTAAATCTTATCAATCCACAAATAGGAGGGGTATTGATAAGAGGGGAAAAGGGGACGGCAAAATCAACAGCAGTGAGGGCTTTAGTAGATTTATTACCTACAAAAAAAGTAATAAAGGGTTGCAAATTTAATTGTGAAGTAAGTGGACAAAATGGATTTTGTAAAGCATGCAAAGAGCAAATGACTCATAAAGAGTTAGAGACAGAAGATAAAAAAATGAAGGTGGTAGAACTTCCAATAGGGTGTACAGAAGATAGAACCATCGGTACTCTTGATATTGAACAAGCTATCAAAACAGGAGAAAAAAAGTTTGAAACAGGCATTTTAGCACAAGCAAATGGCAATGTACTTTATGTAGATGAGGTTAATTTACTCAATGATCATATTGTAGATGTCTTATTAGATGTTGCTGCAATGGGAGTCAATCATGTAGAACGGGAAGGCGTATCTTATGAACATCCATCGAAATTTATTCTAATTGGTACAATGAATCCAGAAGAAGGAGATTTAAGACCTCAATTATTAGACCGATTTGGACTTGTAGTAGATGTTCTTGGAGAACATAATGTATCGGATCGAGTGGAAGTGATCAAGAGAAGATTATTATTTGAACAAAATCCAGAGGTTCTAATAGAGGAATATAAAGAAAAACAAGGTTTATTATCTGAAAAAATAGAAAAAGCAAAAGAACTATTAGATCAAGTTGTCATTGATGATGAATTATTAGCTTTAACGGCTGAAATCGTTATTGAATTAGGAGTAGAGGGGCATCGTGGAGATATAACGATTATTAAAACTGCAAAAACAATAGCTGCTTTTGATGGAAGACAGGAAGTTATAAGGGAAGACCTTTTAGATGCAGCCGAGATGGTTTTACCTCATCGAATGAGAACCTTGCCTTTTGAGGAAGGGGTACTGAGTAAAGATGCTTTGAAAAAATGGATTGAGGAAAAATAG
- a CDS encoding helix-turn-helix domain-containing protein, producing the protein MKVIHDIISDFYSCCNLPILAVDIDFNKICSIGYTPIVEKFFDDCAIFRDIHFDSDNSLSCNLSYAKDIHFVVVSISRFDKYRGYFIIGPFKCTENNTISIPFKPHSCIQYLPAILLNISDSQFSKGMSNLRFSVHVKKAIEYIHKNYTQSINLDELCNDLSVNKSYFCKVFKKETNFTFSNFLNNYRIEKSKYFLENTNLSLMDVAISVGFNTQNYYSIVFKRFTKKTPLEYRNSIAIQ; encoded by the coding sequence TTGAAAGTAATACACGATATTATTTCTGACTTCTATAGTTGTTGCAATCTGCCTATATTAGCAGTAGACATTGATTTTAATAAAATTTGTAGTATCGGTTATACCCCTATAGTGGAAAAATTTTTTGATGATTGTGCTATTTTTAGAGATATTCATTTTGATTCTGACAATTCCCTTAGCTGTAATTTAAGCTATGCAAAGGATATTCACTTTGTAGTAGTTTCCATATCCAGATTTGATAAGTATAGAGGCTATTTCATCATAGGACCTTTTAAATGCACTGAAAACAACACAATATCTATTCCTTTTAAACCCCATAGCTGCATACAGTATTTGCCTGCTATCTTATTGAATATTTCTGATAGCCAGTTTAGTAAGGGGATGAGTAATTTAAGATTTAGTGTACATGTAAAAAAAGCTATCGAATATATACATAAAAATTATACCCAGTCTATTAATCTAGATGAACTATGCAATGATTTATCTGTAAACAAAAGCTACTTTTGCAAGGTGTTTAAAAAAGAAACAAACTTTACTTTTTCTAACTTCTTAAATAATTATCGCATTGAAAAGAGTAAATATTTTCTTGAGAATACAAATTTATCTCTTATGGATGTGGCAATATCCGTTGGCTTCAATACGCAAAATTATTATTCTATTGTTTTTAAAAGATTTACAAAAAAGACACCCTTAGAATATCGAAATAGCATTGCTATACAATAA